Genomic DNA from Candidatus Desulfatibia profunda:
GATGATCTGCTCACCCAGGTGGAGACCGTCCTTCGGGAAATCCATAAAACAGTCAGCGGACAGTTCATCTCCTCAAATCTGGAGAACCGTCAGTTCTACCTTGACTTGAAGAAAACAGACGACTTCGACGCGCTGATCGAAAAGCGTGCCGAGAGTCTCGATTCATCTCAGCTCGATAGATATTACTACGAGGCTTTGAAGCGCGTTATGGAGTGTACGGACCGAACTTATGTCACTGGCTATAAAATCTGGCAGCACGAACTGGAATGGCTGGAGCGAAAGGCTGCACGGCAAGGGTATCTCTTTTTCGGTGCGCCAAACGAACGATCTACTGCAGTCCCTCCAAGGGATTTTTACCTCTATTTCATTCAACCTTTTGATCCACCTCACTTCAAAGACGAGAAAAAATCCGACGAACTGTTTTTAAGGCTTACAAACTCGGATGATGAATTCCGCACCACACTAAGCAACTATGCCGCTACTCTTGATTTGGCATCCACATCATCCGGACAAGCCAAATCAACCTATGAATCTAAGGCAACTAATTTCCTGCGAGATCTTGTAAAATGGTTGCAAAAGAATATGGCTACCGCATTTGAAGTCACCTACCAGGGACGCACCAGGTCGCTTACCGAATGGGCCAAAGGCAAATCGATCCGCGAACTTTCCGGCATTGGCTCCCATGAGCGCATCAATTTTCGTGACCTGGTTAACACTATCGCCGGTATTTGCCTGGGGACTCATTTCCAGGATCAGGCGCCCGAATACCCTATCTTTTCGGTGCTCATCACCGGGTCCAACCGGGACCAGGCCGCACAGGACGCCTTGCGCGCCATTGCCGGACAGAACCGAACCAAACAGGCAAAAGCCGTTTTGGATGCTTTGGAGCTGCTCGACGGTGAACGGCTCGATCCCGACAAATCGAAATACGCCAAGCATATCCTCAGCATGCTCAGGAAGAAAGGCCACGGCCAAGTTGTCAATCGTTCCGAGCTGATCCAGGACGATAAGGGCCTGGAATATCTGGACAAGGACCGGTATCGGCTGGAACCGGAATGGGTAATAGTGGTTCTGGCTGCGCTGGTCTACTCCGGTGATCTGGTGCTGGCCATACCAGGGAAAAAATTCGATGCCATCGGTCTTTCCCAACTGTCAGGAAACAGCGTAGATGAATTGACCCAATTCAAGCACATCGAGCGACCCAAAGACTGGAACCTGCCGGTGCTAAAGGCTATGTTTGAACTGCTCGGGCTCACGCCCGGGATGGCCCAGTTGGTTACACAGGGCAAGGACGAACCGGTGCAGCAGCTACAGAAGGCCATCTCCAAGTTGGTGGAGAAGCTCGTGCTCCTGCAACAGAATCTACAAAACGGTTTGCTCTTCTGGGGCCGGAACCTGTTGGCAGAGGATGAAGCCCAGAGACTTCGCACCCGGCTCGATGAAACCAAAGCTTTTCTGGAATCACTCCAAGCCTATACATCGCCCGGCAAGCTCAAAAATTTCCGCTATGATACGCAGGAGGTGATTGCCTACCGGGACGGGCTTAACTCTCTGGCCGAGATTGAATCCCTCCAAGAACTGGTGGTGGACCTCAGTTCCACAGCATCGTTCTTATCTACCGCCGAGGCAGTCTTACCCCCGGAGGATGCTTGGGTGGCCAAGATGAAGACGGCCCGTGACGAGGTGCTCACTCAACTCGGCAATCCGGACAAACGCAGCGCGGCTACCTTCCGCCAGCAGACCCAGCGCAAACTGACTGACCTCAAAAAAACCTATGTGCAGGCTTATCTGGCGTTGCATATCAAGGCACGGCTGGGCGTGAATGAAGACAAGCGCAAGACCAAGCTAATGGCCGACGATCGCCTTAAGGTTTTGCAAAAGCTTTCCACTATTGAGCTGATGCCTCGCCAGCACCTGACCGATTTCCAGAACCGTCTCGCGGGTTTAAAAAGCTGTTTCGCGCTTACTGAACAGGAACTAAACGCTTCGCCCGTTTGCCCGAACTGCAATTTTAAACCCGGCTCGGAGCCGCTCGCCGCACATGCAGGCTCGGTCCTGGATGGTCTGGACGAAGAGCTGGACAAAATGGTGGAAAACTGGACCCAGACACTCCTGACCAACCTGGAGGACCCGACCACCAAGGGCAATCTGAACCTGCTAAAGTCCGAGCCAAAGAAATTGGTGAACGGTTTTATCAAGAAGCGGGCCCTGCCGGACAAGCTCGACCAGGACTTCATCCACGCTTTGGGCGAGGCGCTTTCCGGCCTCCAGAAGGTCTTGGTCAAAATCGCCGACCTGCGCGCGGCGCTGCTCTCCGGCGGTTCACCGGTGACACCGGCGGAGATAAAAAAACGATTCGAGGAATACCTGGACGAACTCACCAAGGGCAAGGAGCCCGGTAAGGTGCGGATTGTTTTGGAGTAAAAAATGAAATCGCTGAATTCCGAATACCTCCCAAAACAGCCGATTACTCATAACCTTTTGCAAACCATCCGCAGAATTGCGGAATATAAGGGCAAGCAGGATCTATACAAGGAACAATCACCACAGGTCTTGGAGACTCT
This window encodes:
- a CDS encoding ATP-binding protein, with amino-acid sequence DDLLTQVETVLREIHKTVSGQFISSNLENRQFYLDLKKTDDFDALIEKRAESLDSSQLDRYYYEALKRVMECTDRTYVTGYKIWQHELEWLERKAARQGYLFFGAPNERSTAVPPRDFYLYFIQPFDPPHFKDEKKSDELFLRLTNSDDEFRTTLSNYAATLDLASTSSGQAKSTYESKATNFLRDLVKWLQKNMATAFEVTYQGRTRSLTEWAKGKSIRELSGIGSHERINFRDLVNTIAGICLGTHFQDQAPEYPIFSVLITGSNRDQAAQDALRAIAGQNRTKQAKAVLDALELLDGERLDPDKSKYAKHILSMLRKKGHGQVVNRSELIQDDKGLEYLDKDRYRLEPEWVIVVLAALVYSGDLVLAIPGKKFDAIGLSQLSGNSVDELTQFKHIERPKDWNLPVLKAMFELLGLTPGMAQLVTQGKDEPVQQLQKAISKLVEKLVLLQQNLQNGLLFWGRNLLAEDEAQRLRTRLDETKAFLESLQAYTSPGKLKNFRYDTQEVIAYRDGLNSLAEIESLQELVVDLSSTASFLSTAEAVLPPEDAWVAKMKTARDEVLTQLGNPDKRSAATFRQQTQRKLTDLKKTYVQAYLALHIKARLGVNEDKRKTKLMADDRLKVLQKLSTIELMPRQHLTDFQNRLAGLKSCFALTEQELNASPVCPNCNFKPGSEPLAAHAGSVLDGLDEELDKMVENWTQTLLTNLEDPTTKGNLNLLKSEPKKLVNGFIKKRALPDKLDQDFIHALGEALSGLQKVLVKIADLRAALLSGGSPVTPAEIKKRFEEYLDELTKGKEPGKVRIVLE